In one Streptosporangiales bacterium genomic region, the following are encoded:
- a CDS encoding phenylacetic acid degradation b, which translates to MVPRYYEVFARKSSDDALAHVGSVEAPNDDLAQVRAWYIYDQHSWKEMCVVPTEAIIPVRLGKHSTRIKMA; encoded by the coding sequence ATGGTGCCCCGCTACTACGAGGTGTTCGCGCGGAAGAGCTCCGACGACGCCCTCGCCCACGTCGGCTCGGTGGAGGCACCGAACGACGACCTCGCCCAGGTGCGCGCCTGGTACATCTACGACCAGCACAGCTGGAAGGAGATGTGCGTCGTCCCGACCGAGGCGATCATCCCGGTGCGGCTGGGCAAGCACTCCACCCGGATCAAGATGGCGTGA
- a CDS encoding helix-turn-helix domain-containing protein, with product MTSEVPAVANAVRVMERIAAAWPQAVSSGTLIRELELNRSTCYNILGTLERVGWATSQGARAGWSLGPRLLALTGASADTVTAVVQRELDELSKELGFVLFVVRRTGAGAYAVGAKAERGQGVRVTVSPGDTFPFSAPAIMQAFYAWTEPDEVARLIARYGVERFTSRTVTDAEGVRRLLDLTRERGYGASVQEYDLSQSGVAAPVFDARGRVSMVLCSLAFSSEVNESNVDRYGTMLRDCADRITAQTGGVPPE from the coding sequence ATGACGAGCGAGGTGCCGGCGGTGGCCAACGCCGTACGGGTGATGGAGCGCATCGCCGCGGCGTGGCCGCAGGCCGTCTCGTCGGGCACCCTGATCAGGGAGCTCGAGCTCAACCGCAGCACCTGCTACAACATCCTCGGCACGCTCGAACGGGTCGGCTGGGCGACGAGCCAGGGGGCGCGTGCCGGCTGGTCGCTCGGCCCGCGGTTGCTCGCGCTGACCGGGGCCTCGGCCGACACCGTGACCGCGGTCGTCCAGCGCGAGCTCGACGAGTTGAGCAAGGAGCTCGGCTTCGTCCTCTTCGTCGTCCGGCGCACCGGAGCGGGCGCGTACGCCGTCGGCGCGAAGGCAGAACGCGGGCAGGGCGTCCGTGTCACGGTCAGCCCGGGCGACACCTTCCCGTTCTCGGCGCCGGCGATCATGCAGGCCTTCTACGCGTGGACCGAGCCGGACGAGGTCGCGCGGCTGATCGCCAGGTACGGCGTGGAGCGGTTCACGTCGCGCACGGTCACCGACGCCGAGGGTGTGCGCAGACTGCTCGACCTGACCCGCGAACGCGGTTACGGCGCGAGCGTGCAGGAGTACGACCTCTCCCAGTCGGGCGTGGCCGCCCCGGTCTTCGACGCCCGTGGCCGCGTCTCGATGGTGCTGTGCTCGCTGGCGTTCTCGTCCGAGGTCAACGAATCCAACGTCGACCGGTACGGCACGATGCTCCGCGACTGCGCCGACCGTATCACCGCGCAGACCGGCGGCGTCCCGCCGGAGTAG
- a CDS encoding molybdopterin dehydrogenase, whose translation MAVFHRPRTLEEACELMATLDTPAVHGGGTALQLRATQGAPQPGHLVDLAAIEGLDAVAETAGGLRLGPLVTLRRMERDPVVTSAVPLAARAYAAVAHPRIRNVATVAGNLAFADPRLDPLGALQVLDAHVEATSRTGSRRLAVRELFTGPERTALAPDEIVTAVDVPRQPSGAHAFVKYTSLSESDWPCVSVAALAVRAGGSTELRLGLGAVADTPRYVAVQLPTGTGDDDAVDAARRLAEPVLDPVADVRGGVAYKRHLALLAVEEAVRAIWKETR comes from the coding sequence ATGGCAGTGTTCCACAGGCCCCGCACCCTCGAAGAGGCGTGTGAGCTGATGGCCACGCTCGACACGCCCGCCGTGCACGGCGGCGGCACCGCGCTGCAGCTGCGCGCCACGCAGGGAGCTCCCCAGCCCGGCCACCTGGTCGATCTCGCCGCGATCGAGGGACTCGACGCCGTCGCCGAGACCGCCGGCGGGCTCCGGCTCGGTCCCCTGGTGACGCTGCGCCGGATGGAGCGCGACCCCGTCGTCACGTCGGCCGTCCCGCTCGCGGCGCGGGCGTACGCCGCGGTGGCGCACCCGCGGATCAGGAACGTCGCGACCGTCGCGGGCAACCTCGCCTTCGCCGATCCCCGACTCGACCCGCTCGGCGCCCTCCAGGTCCTCGACGCCCACGTCGAGGCGACGTCGCGGACGGGTTCGCGTCGCCTCGCGGTCCGCGAGCTGTTCACCGGGCCGGAACGCACCGCGCTCGCCCCCGACGAGATCGTGACGGCCGTCGACGTGCCGCGCCAGCCGTCCGGCGCCCACGCGTTCGTCAAGTACACGAGCCTGTCCGAGAGCGACTGGCCGTGCGTGTCCGTCGCCGCCCTCGCCGTCCGTGCCGGCGGGTCGACCGAGCTGCGCCTCGGGCTCGGCGCGGTCGCCGACACCCCCCGCTACGTCGCGGTACAGCTGCCCACCGGCACCGGGGACGACGATGCCGTGGACGCGGCCCGCCGCCTCGCCGAGCCCGTCCTCGATCCCGTGGCCGACGTCCGCGGCGGTGTGGCGTACAAGCGGCATCTCGCCCTGCTCGCCGTCGAGGAAGCCGTCCGCGCCATCTGGAAGGAAACCCGATGA
- a CDS encoding enoyl-CoA hydratase/isomerase family protein, giving the protein MSELVQVEVEGPATYVTLNRPDEQNKITYAMMRTLVSALEQAKGSDILVVRANGDDFCLGRDQSERPEGVTPAQNLGAIAEVNALVDGFEGVSVSLVRGRAVGFGSGLAAQCDLTIAGATAQLGFDEISHGFPPLVVQTWLTRYVSRKVALDLVFTGRRVPAAEAKELGLVTRVVQDSDVDAVGAAVVAGLSASNASALRRAKSFLDEIDDVPLADRGAHGVRELVAWRKANA; this is encoded by the coding sequence ATGAGCGAGCTGGTGCAGGTCGAGGTCGAAGGACCGGCGACGTACGTCACGCTGAACCGTCCCGACGAGCAGAACAAGATCACGTACGCGATGATGCGTACGCTGGTGAGTGCGCTGGAGCAGGCGAAGGGATCCGACATCCTCGTCGTGCGGGCGAACGGTGACGACTTCTGCCTCGGTCGCGACCAGTCCGAGCGGCCGGAGGGCGTGACTCCGGCGCAGAATCTCGGTGCCATCGCCGAGGTCAACGCCCTCGTCGACGGGTTCGAGGGCGTGTCGGTCTCGCTGGTCCGGGGTCGGGCCGTCGGGTTCGGCAGCGGCCTCGCGGCCCAGTGCGACCTGACGATCGCCGGTGCGACGGCGCAGTTGGGCTTCGACGAGATCTCGCACGGCTTCCCGCCGCTCGTCGTCCAGACCTGGCTGACGCGTTACGTGTCCCGCAAGGTGGCGCTCGACCTCGTGTTCACCGGGCGTCGGGTGCCGGCGGCCGAGGCCAAGGAGCTCGGCCTGGTCACCCGGGTCGTGCAGGACTCCGACGTCGATGCGGTCGGCGCCGCCGTGGTCGCCGGGCTGAGCGCGTCGAACGCCAGCGCGCTGCGGCGCGCGAAGAGCTTCCTGGACGAGATCGACGACGTGCCGCTCGCCGACCGCGGTGCCCACGGCGTGCGCGAGCTCGTCGCGTGGCGGAAGGCGAACGCGTGA
- a CDS encoding phospholipase → MASTYSRADRRHFDALGDEVGKLYGEGSYADALARIDAEADGLLPWRSDLAHLAACLHATSGDPRAALATLRAALTEGAWWDVRILTDDDGLVAVRELPGYAELAEESGRRCEAAHREEAPIPPVVLRPGTAPRGVLVALHGADQEAEDTAETWTAGTAAGFVVVAVTSSRRSTPTYRTWPDQAAAAADVRLALETLSDGERELPMVAGGFSAGGRAALLWALTADPRPVASVLLVAPAIDPDRLPAQRALIRGTVIVGADDDLADDVRATVEALSPAELTLDLVDGLDHAYPPDFADRLLRF, encoded by the coding sequence ATGGCCTCCACCTACTCGCGCGCCGACCGGCGACACTTCGACGCGCTGGGCGACGAGGTCGGCAAGCTCTACGGGGAGGGGAGCTACGCCGACGCGCTCGCCCGCATCGACGCCGAGGCCGACGGGCTGCTCCCCTGGCGCTCCGACCTCGCGCACCTGGCGGCGTGCCTGCACGCGACATCGGGTGACCCGCGGGCGGCGCTCGCGACGTTGCGGGCGGCGCTCACCGAGGGCGCGTGGTGGGATGTACGGATCCTGACCGACGACGACGGCCTCGTCGCCGTCCGCGAGCTGCCGGGCTACGCCGAGCTCGCCGAGGAGTCGGGGCGGCGCTGCGAGGCAGCGCACCGGGAGGAGGCTCCCATCCCGCCCGTCGTCCTGCGCCCCGGTACAGCGCCGCGCGGCGTCCTGGTCGCGCTGCACGGCGCCGACCAGGAGGCAGAGGACACAGCGGAGACCTGGACGGCGGGCACGGCGGCCGGCTTCGTGGTGGTCGCGGTGACGTCGAGCAGGCGCAGCACGCCGACCTACCGCACCTGGCCCGACCAGGCGGCTGCCGCCGCGGACGTCCGCCTCGCGCTGGAGACCTTGTCCGACGGCGAGCGCGAGCTGCCGATGGTGGCCGGTGGCTTCTCGGCGGGCGGGCGCGCGGCGCTGCTCTGGGCGCTGACGGCCGACCCGCGGCCCGTCGCATCGGTCCTGCTCGTCGCCCCCGCGATCGACCCGGACCGCCTCCCCGCACAACGCGCGCTGATCAGGGGCACGGTGATCGTGGGTGCCGACGACGACCTCGCCGACGACGTCCGGGCGACGGTCGAGGCACTGTCCCCCGCCGAGCTGACGCTCGACCTGGTGGACGGCCTCGACCACGCGTACCCGCCCGACTTCGCCGACCGGCTGCTGAGGTTCTGA
- a CDS encoding molybdopterin-dependent oxidoreductase — MTPPLAGNGAVGARWPRVDGEAKVRGRLMYAADLPVPACLDVAVHRSTRPHARLVSIDVSRARAVEGVVAVVTGQDLLAEFGERLHTGPAFSDQPPLAVGKVRYVGEPVVAVLAQDRRTARHAAAAVSVEYEDLVPVHDVDEAVRGGAYVHDELRPSSVFGDLRHLSGRRDTNVNYEFVLRKGDADEAAAGATNVHGEFWCPPTHHVPIELPYTAAWPEGDRLTVLTATQTPSYVRQALADLLDVPLNRVRVRTAPLGGGFGAKMYDRLEPLAAVLAWTQRRAVRVTVTREEAFVLTTRHGVAVTASMSADEDGNVTAGTADVRYDTGAYADIGPRIAAKSGMVATGPYRMDHAWIRSRCVYTNKPSAGPYRGFGVPQVTWAHESLVDELAREHGEDPAAFRRRNLLREGDEAVVGTPMHSADFVTCLDEVTNALDWDAPLVRADGHLLRGRGVAVGVKAVLTPTISNAVLQLNQDGSASLMISTIDMGQGSDTIMAQIAAEVLCLDAGRVRVVGADTDVTPYDTITAGSRSTYHTGNAVRKVAESMRDRLVELAAERFGVPATDVKLTQDGLSCASTQQSASIPELVEGHFGARGTTLTSEANFSTEWIPYDKATGRSPRVTEHWFAGAAAAQLTVDTRTGRIHVEHLAVAGDVGRAINPTLVEQQLTGAAIMGLGQALFDHLVIDEGRVRNGSLLDYQLPALADVPDRLTPIVVESPHRTGPFGAKGVGETTLIPLAPAISNAVRDATGIRFHRLPLTPERVFTALGEAGRA, encoded by the coding sequence ATGACGCCTCCGCTCGCAGGCAACGGCGCCGTCGGCGCCCGCTGGCCGCGCGTCGACGGCGAGGCGAAGGTGCGCGGGCGGCTGATGTACGCCGCCGACCTGCCGGTGCCCGCATGTCTCGACGTCGCGGTACACCGCAGCACGCGCCCGCACGCCCGCCTCGTCTCGATCGACGTCTCGCGCGCCCGGGCTGTCGAGGGCGTCGTGGCCGTCGTCACCGGACAGGACCTCCTCGCCGAGTTCGGCGAGCGACTGCACACCGGACCCGCGTTCTCCGACCAGCCGCCGCTCGCCGTCGGCAAGGTCAGGTACGTCGGCGAGCCCGTCGTCGCCGTCCTCGCCCAGGACCGCCGCACGGCACGGCACGCGGCCGCGGCCGTCTCGGTCGAGTACGAGGACCTCGTCCCCGTCCACGACGTCGACGAGGCCGTCCGCGGTGGTGCGTACGTGCACGACGAGCTCCGACCGTCGAGTGTGTTCGGCGACCTGCGGCACCTCAGCGGCAGGCGCGACACCAACGTCAACTACGAGTTCGTCTTGCGCAAGGGCGACGCCGACGAGGCCGCGGCGGGCGCGACGAACGTCCACGGCGAGTTCTGGTGCCCGCCCACCCATCACGTGCCGATCGAGCTGCCCTACACCGCGGCCTGGCCGGAGGGTGACCGGCTGACGGTGCTCACCGCGACGCAGACGCCCTCGTACGTCCGCCAGGCCCTCGCCGACCTGCTCGACGTCCCGCTCAACCGGGTGCGCGTACGCACCGCACCGCTCGGCGGCGGGTTCGGCGCCAAGATGTACGACCGGCTCGAACCGCTCGCGGCCGTCCTCGCCTGGACCCAGCGGCGCGCGGTCCGCGTGACGGTGACCCGCGAGGAGGCGTTCGTCCTCACCACCAGGCACGGGGTCGCCGTCACCGCGAGCATGTCGGCCGACGAGGACGGCAACGTCACGGCGGGCACGGCCGACGTGCGCTACGACACCGGCGCCTACGCCGACATCGGACCGCGGATCGCCGCCAAGTCCGGCATGGTCGCGACCGGGCCGTACCGGATGGACCACGCGTGGATCAGGTCCCGCTGCGTCTACACGAACAAGCCGTCCGCCGGCCCGTACCGCGGCTTCGGTGTCCCGCAGGTCACCTGGGCACACGAGTCGCTCGTCGACGAGCTGGCCAGGGAGCACGGCGAGGACCCGGCCGCGTTCCGCCGGCGCAACCTGCTGCGCGAGGGCGACGAGGCCGTCGTGGGCACGCCGATGCACAGCGCCGACTTCGTCACCTGCCTCGACGAGGTCACGAACGCACTCGACTGGGACGCCCCGCTCGTCAGGGCCGACGGGCACCTGCTGCGCGGTCGCGGTGTCGCCGTCGGCGTGAAGGCCGTCCTCACCCCGACGATCTCGAACGCCGTGCTGCAGCTCAACCAGGACGGCTCGGCGAGTCTCATGATCAGCACGATCGACATGGGTCAGGGCAGCGACACGATCATGGCGCAGATCGCCGCCGAGGTGCTGTGCCTCGACGCGGGTCGGGTGCGCGTGGTCGGCGCCGACACCGACGTCACGCCGTACGACACGATCACCGCCGGCAGCCGCTCGACGTACCACACGGGCAACGCGGTCAGGAAGGTCGCCGAGTCCATGCGCGACCGGCTGGTCGAGCTCGCGGCCGAGCGGTTCGGCGTCCCGGCGACGGACGTCAAGCTGACCCAGGACGGCCTCAGCTGTGCGTCGACGCAGCAGTCCGCGAGCATCCCCGAGCTCGTCGAGGGACACTTCGGCGCGCGCGGCACCACGCTCACCAGCGAGGCGAACTTCAGCACCGAGTGGATCCCGTACGACAAGGCGACGGGTCGCTCGCCGCGGGTCACCGAGCACTGGTTCGCCGGCGCCGCCGCGGCACAACTCACCGTCGACACGCGCACCGGCCGTATCCACGTCGAGCACCTCGCGGTGGCCGGCGACGTCGGCCGCGCGATCAACCCGACGCTGGTGGAACAGCAGCTCACCGGCGCGGCGATCATGGGGCTCGGGCAGGCGCTCTTCGACCATCTCGTGATCGACGAGGGACGCGTGCGCAACGGCTCGCTGCTCGACTACCAGCTGCCCGCGCTCGCCGACGTCCCCGACCGGCTGACGCCGATCGTCGTCGAGAGCCCGCACCGGACGGGACCGTTCGGCGCGAAGGGAGTCGGCGAGACCACGCTGATCCCGCTCGCTCCGGCGATCTCCAACGCCGTCCGCGACGCGACCGGCATCCGCTTCCACCGGTTGCCGCTGACACCCGAGCGGGTCTTCACCGCACTCGGAGAGGCAGGCAGGGCATGA
- a CDS encoding phenylacetic acid catabolic family protein codes for MTTQVKERTDDPREAALRQRVKAGYQLEDPSEMTPRYRDVLVNTMHIAADLEVVTLPTYSPAIRTAPTLDDKIAIASACQDELGHAQVMYRLLEEFGYDTHHFLFERDPHEWRTFQMLEFPHDDYIESVVSMCYGDRAGYITTVDLEENCSFAPFARSLRKVNFEETFHIGHGERWVRFFWNLNETARRRVQDAVEFYFPLCAAWFGVPDEMKKRTDQLAYKIRGASNDEMRQKWLSQVVPFSEAIGIRVPAHFDEESGKFVLDYEPPIHLDEKTRKWDYDRRITWEEQFTIWKTGSRHKVPSISRLHEEIWGDDLW; via the coding sequence ATGACGACTCAGGTGAAGGAACGGACCGACGACCCTCGCGAGGCCGCGTTGCGGCAGCGGGTCAAGGCCGGCTACCAGCTCGAGGACCCCAGCGAGATGACGCCTCGCTACCGCGACGTCCTCGTCAACACGATGCACATCGCGGCCGACCTCGAGGTCGTGACCCTGCCGACGTACTCGCCGGCGATCAGGACCGCGCCGACCCTCGACGACAAGATCGCGATCGCCTCGGCGTGCCAGGACGAGCTCGGTCACGCGCAGGTCATGTACCGGCTGCTCGAGGAGTTCGGGTACGACACCCACCACTTCCTCTTCGAGCGCGACCCGCACGAGTGGCGCACGTTCCAGATGCTGGAGTTCCCGCACGACGACTACATCGAGTCCGTGGTGTCGATGTGCTACGGCGACCGAGCCGGCTACATCACCACCGTCGACCTCGAGGAGAACTGTTCGTTCGCGCCGTTCGCCAGGTCGCTGCGCAAGGTGAACTTCGAGGAGACGTTCCACATCGGGCACGGCGAGCGCTGGGTGAGGTTCTTCTGGAACCTCAACGAGACCGCCAGGCGCCGGGTGCAGGACGCGGTCGAGTTCTACTTCCCGCTGTGCGCCGCGTGGTTCGGCGTGCCCGACGAGATGAAGAAGCGCACCGACCAGCTCGCGTACAAGATCCGCGGCGCGTCGAACGACGAGATGCGCCAGAAGTGGCTCTCGCAGGTCGTGCCGTTCAGCGAGGCGATCGGCATCCGGGTCCCCGCGCACTTCGACGAGGAGAGTGGCAAGTTCGTCCTCGACTACGAGCCGCCGATCCACCTCGACGAGAAGACCCGCAAGTGGGACTACGACCGCCGGATCACCTGGGAGGAGCAGTTCACGATCTGGAAGACGGGCAGCAGGCACAAGGTCCCGTCGATCAGTCGGCTGCACGAGGAGATCTGGGGTGACGACCTGTGGTGA
- a CDS encoding DUF59 domain-containing protein yields MVTATVTQVTREQVVEALEDVHDAHVPVSLRSMGMLADVEVEGDRVVVSMCIPCMACPAISFLTDQVRARVLAIDGVAAVDVEPGLHLSWDRDSVDTRTRELMRANGIQL; encoded by the coding sequence GTGGTGACGGCGACGGTCACGCAGGTGACCAGGGAGCAGGTCGTCGAGGCTCTGGAGGACGTCCACGACGCGCACGTGCCGGTGAGCCTGCGGAGCATGGGCATGCTCGCTGACGTCGAGGTCGAGGGTGACCGCGTCGTGGTCTCGATGTGCATCCCGTGCATGGCGTGTCCCGCGATCTCGTTCCTCACCGACCAGGTGCGCGCACGCGTGCTGGCCATCGACGGCGTCGCCGCCGTCGACGTCGAGCCTGGACTGCACCTGTCCTGGGACCGCGACTCGGTCGACACGCGGACGCGAGAGCTCATGCGCGCCAACGGAATCCAGCTGTGA
- a CDS encoding FCD domain-containing protein — translation MDDVSASGELRVAAVAAPLRAQVVRNLREAILNRTFQPGQRLVERELCELTGVSRTTVREALRQLESEGLVRLVANQGPIVAKMSLEEARDLYDVRGVLEALAASRFAATATDDQIRRLAEVTDRFEETVRGGELSDIVARKDELYAVLLEGANNPVVRQVLESLWGRIAYLRATSLRRPRRTQEVAGEVRKVVDAIVRRDADEAWTLSRWHVDRAAEAALEVLESEGG, via the coding sequence GTGGACGACGTGTCGGCATCAGGAGAACTTCGCGTCGCGGCTGTCGCGGCACCACTTCGGGCACAGGTCGTCCGCAACCTGCGTGAGGCGATCCTCAACCGCACCTTCCAGCCCGGCCAGCGACTGGTCGAGCGCGAGCTGTGCGAGCTCACCGGCGTGAGCCGCACGACCGTACGCGAGGCGTTGCGCCAGCTGGAGAGCGAAGGGCTCGTCCGCCTGGTCGCCAACCAGGGCCCGATCGTGGCGAAGATGTCGCTTGAGGAGGCGCGCGACCTCTACGACGTCAGGGGAGTGCTCGAGGCGCTCGCGGCGAGCAGGTTCGCGGCGACGGCGACCGACGACCAGATCCGCCGGCTCGCCGAGGTCACCGATCGGTTCGAGGAGACGGTGCGCGGCGGCGAGCTCAGCGACATCGTCGCCCGTAAGGACGAGCTCTACGCGGTGCTGCTCGAGGGTGCCAACAACCCCGTCGTACGCCAGGTGCTCGAGTCGCTGTGGGGGCGCATCGCGTACCTGCGTGCGACGTCGCTGCGCAGGCCGAGGCGCACGCAGGAGGTCGCCGGCGAGGTGCGCAAGGTCGTCGACGCGATCGTCAGGCGCGACGCCGACGAGGCGTGGACGCTGTCGCGCTGGCACGTCGACCGGGCGGCCGAGGCGGCGCTCGAGGTCCTCGAGTCGGAGGGTGGCTGA
- a CDS encoding TIGR03620 family F420-dependent LLM class oxidoreductase: MTEHLDGAVDLGRIGIWRRASGLDADLAIEVERLGYGAIWIGGSPAGDLRLAESLLDATERIPVATGIVNMWKDDAETVAQSYHRIVADHPGRFLLGVGIGHPEATRQYEKPYDTIVSYLDALDGAGVPVQGRTLAALGPKVLRLSAERSAGAHPYLTTPEHTRQARETLGQGPLLAPEQKVVLDTDPKRARAIGRPVVRNPYLDRVNYRNSLLRLGWSESDLDDGGSDRLIDALAVHGDAETVAAGLTAHLDAGADHVCLQALSEDDDPLPSYRALAEVLL; this comes from the coding sequence ATGACTGAGCATCTCGACGGAGCAGTGGACCTGGGCAGGATCGGCATCTGGCGGCGCGCGTCCGGGCTCGACGCGGACCTCGCGATCGAGGTCGAGCGGCTCGGCTACGGCGCCATCTGGATCGGCGGCTCGCCTGCGGGCGACCTCAGGCTCGCCGAGAGCCTCCTGGACGCGACCGAGCGGATCCCCGTCGCGACGGGGATCGTGAACATGTGGAAGGACGACGCCGAGACCGTCGCGCAGTCGTACCACCGCATCGTGGCCGACCATCCGGGACGCTTCCTGCTCGGGGTGGGCATCGGTCATCCCGAGGCGACCCGGCAGTACGAGAAGCCGTACGACACGATCGTGTCCTACCTGGACGCTCTCGACGGCGCCGGCGTGCCGGTGCAGGGCCGTACGCTCGCCGCGCTCGGACCGAAGGTGCTGCGGCTGTCGGCCGAGCGCAGCGCGGGCGCGCATCCGTACCTCACGACACCCGAGCACACCAGGCAGGCGCGCGAGACGCTCGGGCAGGGCCCGTTGCTCGCGCCGGAGCAGAAGGTCGTGCTCGACACCGACCCGAAGCGGGCACGTGCGATCGGGCGTCCCGTTGTGCGCAACCCGTACCTCGACCGCGTCAACTACCGCAACAGCCTGCTGCGACTCGGCTGGAGCGAGTCCGACCTCGATGACGGTGGCAGCGACCGGCTCATCGACGCGCTCGCCGTACACGGCGACGCCGAGACCGTCGCTGCCGGCCTGACCGCGCACCTCGACGCGGGCGCCGACCACGTCTGCCTCCAGGCCCTGAGCGAAGACGACGACCCGTTGCCGTCATACCGCGCCCTGGCGGAAGTCCTGCTCTGA
- a CDS encoding 2Fe-2S iron-sulfur cluster binding domain-containing protein encodes MRPIVLTVNGVDLRVQAADDDMLLDVLRRDAGCTSVREGCGVGACGACTVLVSGRSVSSCLARAVAYDGADITTADGLPAGDDVVAAFVDGGAMQCGYCIPGMVLMTHELLAENSAPDDEAVASHLEGNKCRCGAYPEIRRAIDRAAVRRRG; translated from the coding sequence ATGAGGCCGATCGTCCTGACCGTCAACGGCGTCGACCTGCGGGTCCAGGCCGCCGACGACGACATGCTGCTCGACGTCCTGCGCCGCGACGCGGGGTGCACGAGCGTCCGCGAGGGCTGCGGTGTCGGGGCCTGCGGCGCGTGCACGGTGCTCGTGTCGGGCCGAAGCGTGAGCAGCTGCCTCGCCCGGGCGGTCGCGTACGACGGCGCGGACATCACGACCGCTGACGGCCTCCCGGCCGGCGACGACGTCGTCGCGGCGTTCGTCGACGGCGGCGCGATGCAGTGCGGCTACTGCATCCCCGGCATGGTCCTGATGACCCACGAGCTGCTCGCCGAGAACTCCGCGCCCGACGACGAGGCGGTCGCCTCGCACCTGGAGGGCAACAAGTGCCGGTGCGGCGCGTACCCCGAGATTCGCCGCGCCATCGACAGGGCGGCGGTTCGTCGGCGAGGCTAG
- a CDS encoding UbiX family flavin prenyltransferase has product MVAVTGASGSVYGARTVEVLREVPGVETHLIVTSGARKTLAYETPVDPAAMAEMADVVYRENDLAAAISSGSFHTDGMVVVPCSIKTLSGIANCYDDNLVVRAADVVLKERRRLVLVVRETPLHLNHLRLMTQVTEAGGIVVPPVPAFYNHPKTVDDIVDQTVGRVLDLFGLDPGVVKRWQGSQDAARRAREQRGGE; this is encoded by the coding sequence ATCGTCGCGGTGACGGGCGCGTCGGGCTCCGTCTACGGCGCGCGCACGGTCGAGGTGCTGCGCGAGGTCCCGGGCGTCGAGACGCACCTGATCGTCACGTCGGGCGCCCGCAAGACGCTCGCGTACGAGACCCCGGTCGACCCGGCGGCGATGGCCGAGATGGCAGACGTCGTGTACCGCGAGAACGACCTCGCCGCGGCGATCTCCAGCGGTTCGTTCCACACCGACGGCATGGTGGTCGTGCCCTGCAGCATCAAGACGCTGTCGGGCATCGCGAACTGCTACGACGACAACCTCGTCGTCCGTGCCGCCGACGTCGTGCTGAAGGAGCGTCGCCGGCTCGTGCTCGTAGTGCGCGAGACGCCGCTGCACCTGAACCACCTGCGGCTGATGACGCAGGTCACCGAGGCCGGCGGCATCGTCGTCCCGCCGGTGCCCGCGTTCTACAACCACCCGAAGACGGTCGACGACATCGTCGACCAGACCGTGGGCCGGGTGCTCGACCTGTTCGGGCTCGACCCGGGCGTGGTCAAGCGCTGGCAGGGCAGCCAGGACGCGGCTCGGCGTGCGAGAGAGCAGCGCGGCGGGGAATGA
- a CDS encoding TetR family transcriptional regulator, protein MSTTMDQQAARGKKAEQRRASMHRLMELARAQFIAQGYDATTVDQIAAGAGMSKGAVYFYFKSKANLLSALLDEAERLTVDPAFGAVEEARGSARDQLVAFLHSQSIAGQEYADRMLLIILMSIELHGRDTPVEDRLASVDDRMKKLLTTVVSAGKRQGVFTKAVPTKELVSVILAVNQGCFLQWYRRSDELNGHELVRALRTTILDGVLERKG, encoded by the coding sequence ATGTCGACGACGATGGATCAGCAGGCGGCGCGCGGCAAGAAGGCCGAGCAGCGCCGCGCCAGCATGCACCGGCTGATGGAGCTGGCCCGTGCGCAGTTCATCGCGCAGGGGTACGACGCGACGACGGTCGACCAGATCGCGGCCGGCGCGGGCATGAGCAAGGGCGCCGTCTACTTCTACTTCAAGAGCAAGGCCAACCTGCTGTCCGCGCTGCTCGACGAGGCCGAGCGGCTGACGGTCGACCCGGCGTTCGGTGCGGTCGAGGAGGCGAGGGGGTCGGCGCGCGACCAGCTCGTCGCGTTCCTGCACTCGCAGTCGATCGCCGGTCAGGAGTACGCCGACCGGATGCTGCTGATCATCCTGATGTCGATCGAGCTGCACGGTAGGGACACCCCGGTCGAGGACCGGTTGGCGTCCGTCGACGACCGGATGAAGAAGCTCCTGACCACCGTCGTGTCCGCCGGCAAGCGGCAGGGCGTGTTCACCAAGGCGGTGCCGACGAAGGAGCTGGTGAGCGTCATCCTCGCCGTCAACCAGGGCTGCTTCCTGCAGTGGTACCGGCGCAGTGACGAGCTCAACGGCCACGAGCTCGTGCGCGCGCTGCGTACGACGATCCTCGACGGCGTCCTCGAGAGAAAGGGCTGA